From the genome of Candidatus Nitrosocosmicus oleophilus, one region includes:
- a CDS encoding zf-TFIIB domain-containing protein, giving the protein MSLRCPNCESEMRLSSKYGVEIDYCPRCRGVWLDRGELEKVANMQNQYEDDHYQKYHYGKDHDDDDDYYNKRKHKKKGFFGDMFDFD; this is encoded by the coding sequence ATGAGCTTAAGATGTCCTAATTGCGAATCGGAAATGAGGTTAAGCAGCAAATATGGAGTTGAGATTGACTACTGTCCACGATGTCGCGGAGTTTGGCTTGATAGAGGAGAGTTGGAAAAAGTTGCCAATATGCAGAATCAATATGAAGATGACCATTATCAAAAATATCATTATGGGAAAGATCATGATGATGATGATGATTATTATAATAAAAGAAAGCACAAGAAAAAAGGTTTTTTCGGTGACATGTTTGATTTTGACTAG
- a CDS encoding cupredoxin domain-containing protein, with the protein MKIIPLTFMVVLTLAAVLVSLQVHFQYVNAQKVGDMISPVPRNVTIPNTDKTLVSIVPGATFLTDTAYNPNPIMVNVGQTVLWTNDDFSFHTVTSGGLGNADASQIFDSGLAGPTALSSTGKSYEYKFEIAGEYPYYCILHPGMVGKVIVI; encoded by the coding sequence ATGAAAATAATCCCACTTACTTTTATGGTTGTGTTAACCCTGGCTGCAGTTCTAGTTTCCCTTCAAGTACATTTTCAATATGTAAATGCTCAAAAAGTAGGTGATATGATATCCCCGGTGCCCAGGAATGTCACAATACCCAATACAGATAAAACATTAGTATCAATTGTACCTGGAGCGACATTTCTAACAGACACTGCTTATAATCCAAATCCTATAATGGTAAACGTTGGCCAGACTGTTCTGTGGACAAATGACGATTTTTCATTTCATACTGTTACTTCAGGGGGCTTGGGAAACGCTGATGCATCTCAGATATTCGATTCCGGGTTGGCAGGTCCAACAGCACTATCTAGTACCGGTAAAAGTTACGAATACAAATTTGAAATAGCAGGTGAATATCCATATTATTGTATATTACATCCGGGCATGGTGGGAAAAGTGATTGTTATTTAA
- a CDS encoding IS5-like element ISThar1 family transposase translates to MIDWPSYNRSLVQRGEILFSYDFLDGWGSEIENMNINKKGKPFVFPDSFILAIGYIRYLFHLPYRQTQGIIKATGKRLPANPPSYGHICKRINKLNIDIKRDKMDDDDDLIISIDSTGIKITNRGQWMDEKWNTQNRKGYLKIHVAVDIKTRKIIALEVTDEKVHDGKMLKKLVNHVLDSREPNTVKIKSVLADGAYDSNPNFVYLEDKKINPGIKVRRNSIVSPKNNRLRNNEVKLQAKDLLKWKTKRKYGQRWISETVFSAIKRMFGEYTSANRFQNMVKEIMIKVSLYNIFRRI, encoded by the coding sequence GTGATAGACTGGCCCTCTTACAATCGCTCATTAGTTCAACGCGGTGAGATCCTCTTCTCGTATGATTTCCTTGATGGTTGGGGTTCAGAGATAGAGAATATGAATATAAACAAAAAGGGTAAACCATTTGTATTTCCAGATTCTTTCATCTTGGCCATTGGTTACATTCGCTATTTATTTCACCTACCATACAGACAAACCCAAGGTATAATTAAGGCCACAGGAAAAAGGTTACCTGCTAATCCACCAAGTTATGGTCACATCTGTAAACGAATCAACAAGCTAAACATCGATATTAAAAGAGACAAGATGGATGACGATGATGACCTAATAATATCAATAGACAGTACAGGTATCAAGATTACTAACAGAGGTCAGTGGATGGATGAGAAATGGAATACACAAAATAGAAAAGGATATCTCAAGATCCACGTTGCTGTAGACATAAAGACCAGGAAAATCATTGCTTTGGAAGTGACAGATGAGAAGGTACATGATGGGAAAATGCTAAAGAAACTAGTCAATCATGTTTTGGATTCGAGAGAACCAAACACTGTAAAGATAAAATCGGTACTAGCTGATGGAGCCTATGATTCAAATCCAAACTTTGTGTATCTTGAGGACAAAAAGATCAATCCAGGTATAAAGGTAAGAAGGAACTCTATTGTTTCTCCTAAAAACAATAGGTTAAGGAACAACGAAGTAAAGTTACAAGCAAAGGATCTGTTGAAATGGAAGACAAAAAGAAAATACGGACAGAGATGGATATCTGAAACTGTGTTCTCAGCTATAAAGAGAATGTTTGGTGAATACACATCAGCAAACAGGTTTCAAAACATGGTAAAGGAGATCATGATAAAAGTATCATTGTATAACATTTTTAGAAGAATATAA
- a CDS encoding response regulator → MTKRKILIVDDEFDITFVFKIILEERGFATDIYNDPTIALSTYKPYYYDLVMVDLKLPGMTGFELYNQIRMIDNKTKICFLTSSEQFHQQYRSNEFQDFDPDLFIQKPVENEVLINKINRIIEM, encoded by the coding sequence TTGACCAAAAGAAAAATATTAATAGTTGATGACGAATTTGACATCACTTTTGTCTTTAAAATTATACTCGAAGAAAGAGGCTTTGCTACTGATATTTACAATGACCCAACCATTGCTTTATCGACGTATAAGCCATACTATTATGATTTAGTAATGGTTGATCTAAAGTTACCTGGAATGACGGGTTTTGAGTTATATAATCAAATCAGGATGATTGATAATAAGACCAAAATATGCTTTTTGACTTCTAGTGAGCAGTTTCACCAGCAATATCGTAGCAATGAATTTCAAGATTTCGACCCAGATCTTTTCATTCAAAAGCCAGTTGAGAATGAAGTATTGATCAATAAAATCAACAGAATTATTGAAATGTGA
- a CDS encoding tetratricopeptide repeat protein — protein sequence MANINQITTKALLETILNILLVMSGSLGLVDHWYLEGLLLYRRKLYEEAVKCFDRSLELSSSKGFNTWYMKGNSLYQLNEFKEAVKCFDKSIS from the coding sequence ATGGCAAATATTAATCAAATAACAACAAAAGCTTTATTAGAAACTATCTTAAATATATTATTGGTTATGTCGGGAAGTTTAGGTTTAGTAGATCATTGGTATTTAGAAGGATTATTATTGTATAGGAGGAAGCTGTATGAGGAAGCGGTCAAATGCTTTGATAGGTCTCTGGAACTATCTTCATCGAAGGGCTTCAATACTTGGTATATGAAAGGAAATTCCTTATATCAGCTGAACGAATTCAAGGAAGCGGTCAAATGCTTTGATAAATCAATCTCATAA
- a CDS encoding SDR family NAD(P)-dependent oxidoreductase yields the protein MDRDFYDQVILVTGGTGALGSKVSESFMNFSPKAIIITYRSETEMQESKTKILDGSSKKQKENHHTQVEFVKADITHEDEVKTLISGILEKFGQVHVLANVVGGYIGGKSVSETSEEEWDKMMLINLKSAFLISKHVMNSMKTKKFGKIVHISSATGAKASGNDSAYAASKAGLIRLVESMAEETNGLNITINCILPTIIDTESNRKAMPKSNFSTWIAPADLAKVICFLASEDSKIINGVALPTRGNSYGS from the coding sequence ATGGATCGTGATTTTTATGATCAAGTGATATTGGTTACTGGTGGCACAGGTGCATTAGGTTCTAAAGTATCAGAATCGTTTATGAACTTTTCTCCAAAAGCTATCATCATAACTTATAGATCTGAAACCGAAATGCAAGAATCGAAGACAAAAATCCTTGATGGAAGTAGTAAGAAACAAAAAGAGAATCACCATACACAAGTGGAATTCGTGAAGGCTGATATTACTCATGAAGACGAAGTCAAAACACTAATCTCAGGTATACTTGAAAAATTTGGACAAGTCCACGTTTTAGCAAATGTAGTTGGAGGGTATATTGGTGGTAAAAGTGTAAGTGAAACAAGTGAAGAAGAATGGGATAAGATGATGTTGATTAATTTGAAATCTGCGTTCCTCATAAGTAAACATGTTATGAATTCTATGAAGACGAAAAAGTTTGGAAAGATTGTTCATATATCTTCAGCAACCGGTGCAAAAGCCAGTGGTAATGATTCAGCGTACGCAGCTTCAAAGGCGGGATTAATAAGACTTGTTGAATCAATGGCTGAGGAGACAAATGGTCTAAATATAACCATTAATTGCATTCTTCCAACCATAATAGATACGGAATCAAATAGAAAAGCCATGCCTAAGTCCAATTTCTCAACATGGATAGCACCCGCGGACTTGGCTAAGGTAATTTGCTTTTTAGCTTCAGAAGATTCCAAAATAATTAATGGGGTCGCACTCCCAACGCGCGGAAACTCTTATGGTTCATAA
- a CDS encoding VOC family protein, with protein MRELDPFPPGYHTINPYLVIGDISEFIKFSELVFNAVVVKRIEEEKGFYAEVKIGDTCIMLEENRKSSHPSLLSLWIYVKDVDVTYDKALKAGCKSIQTPTHKYEVDKVAKILDPFGITWLVATFNSNI; from the coding sequence ATGAGAGAATTAGACCCATTCCCTCCGGGTTACCATACGATAAATCCATATCTAGTAATTGGAGATATATCGGAATTTATCAAATTTTCAGAATTGGTCTTTAATGCAGTTGTTGTTAAACGAATTGAAGAAGAAAAAGGATTTTATGCGGAAGTTAAAATCGGTGATACTTGTATTATGTTGGAGGAAAATCGGAAGAGTAGTCACCCTAGTTTACTTTCCTTGTGGATCTATGTTAAAGATGTTGACGTTACTTATGATAAAGCATTGAAAGCAGGTTGCAAATCAATTCAAACACCAACACACAAATACGAGGTGGATAAAGTGGCTAAAATATTGGACCCGTTTGGAATTACTTGGCTAGTTGCAACATTTAATTCCAATATTTAA
- a CDS encoding hemerythrin domain-containing protein, with protein sequence MSKLKSTQDLKHDHITIRRIKDVALTCSKKLYEAKYVPIEDIEIISVVIEEFVDHFHHGKEETAYFPETKVNSEFSEEIRKFLIEHEFGRRIAIMLRRAVNEWKSKIKEVDNNEEQRILLVEPIARFLKAYAIFIDDHTGKEDNFFDSVEEGKIISESEDEWLLKHYESCMNQVGGKIRIEQMIKLINYLETREWMKD encoded by the coding sequence TTGTCAAAATTGAAATCAACTCAAGATCTTAAGCATGATCACATTACCATAAGAAGAATTAAAGATGTCGCTTTGACATGCTCAAAGAAACTATACGAGGCTAAATATGTTCCTATAGAAGATATAGAAATTATTTCAGTAGTAATTGAGGAATTTGTTGATCATTTTCACCATGGGAAAGAAGAAACTGCCTACTTTCCTGAAACTAAAGTAAATAGTGAATTTTCAGAAGAAATACGCAAATTTCTGATTGAGCATGAGTTTGGAAGAAGAATAGCCATCATGCTCAGGAGAGCAGTAAATGAATGGAAATCGAAAATCAAAGAGGTCGATAATAATGAAGAACAAAGGATACTTCTCGTAGAACCTATTGCAAGATTCTTGAAAGCATACGCCATTTTTATCGATGACCATACTGGAAAAGAAGATAACTTCTTTGATAGTGTTGAAGAAGGTAAGATTATATCCGAGAGTGAAGACGAATGGCTGTTAAAGCATTACGAATCATGCATGAATCAAGTAGGCGGGAAAATAAGGATTGAACAAATGATTAAGTTAATAAATTATCTTGAGACTAGAGAATGGATGAAGGATTGA
- a CDS encoding EamA family transporter, with the protein MISLWVINGSSFLAIKVAIDTIPPLLSAGLRFSIAGAILFTIYFLQVNRRRLWEHHDLDHSQKIPEVGQNIRAQVKVPREKITLQQWKDSLILGVTLFLGGQGLLTWGAQYLSSGMTGLLNSTIPLWVAIIGYLLYRWFKKDTLGNKMNKGTMLGLVAGFGGLMLLVGPSIGSGDLDPIGTVALIISSISWAIGSIYSTRAQLPVSILASAGMIMITGGLMLTGVSFIFGEYRDLDLTQISIQSIVAQIYLIGIITVVGFTDFYWLLRVTSASLANTFAYVSPVIAVLLGVVVLHENITLITVIAMVIILAGVALMVTKKKAPSKSKQIESS; encoded by the coding sequence TTGATTTCCCTTTGGGTAATTAATGGTTCCAGCTTCCTTGCAATTAAAGTGGCCATCGATACGATCCCTCCTCTTTTGAGTGCCGGTTTGCGTTTTAGTATAGCTGGCGCAATATTATTCACAATTTATTTCCTTCAAGTAAATAGACGTAGATTGTGGGAACACCACGACCTAGATCATTCACAGAAAATACCTGAAGTAGGACAAAATATACGAGCTCAGGTAAAGGTGCCTAGAGAGAAGATTACACTCCAACAATGGAAGGACAGTCTTATTTTAGGTGTTACCTTATTTTTAGGGGGACAAGGATTGTTAACCTGGGGAGCCCAATACTTATCTTCAGGCATGACAGGATTGCTGAACTCTACTATTCCTTTATGGGTAGCGATTATAGGCTATTTGTTGTATAGATGGTTTAAGAAAGACACCCTTGGCAACAAAATGAATAAAGGAACTATGTTAGGTTTAGTCGCTGGTTTTGGGGGATTGATGCTCCTAGTGGGCCCTTCAATTGGTTCAGGAGACCTTGATCCTATTGGAACAGTAGCGTTAATAATTAGTTCAATCTCATGGGCCATTGGATCTATTTATTCAACCAGAGCCCAACTCCCAGTGAGCATATTGGCTTCTGCAGGTATGATAATGATCACTGGAGGCTTGATGCTTACTGGTGTGAGTTTCATATTTGGGGAGTATAGAGATTTGGATCTGACGCAGATCTCAATCCAGTCTATAGTAGCGCAAATATACTTGATAGGAATAATTACGGTTGTAGGGTTTACTGATTTTTACTGGCTCCTAAGGGTGACATCTGCCTCCCTCGCAAATACATTTGCCTACGTTAGTCCGGTGATAGCAGTGCTTCTAGGGGTGGTAGTATTGCATGAAAACATAACTCTAATTACCGTAATAGCTATGGTTATAATTCTGGCAGGAGTCGCATTGATGGTGACAAAAAAGAAGGCACCAAGCAAATCAAAACAGATCGAGTCTAGTTGA
- a CDS encoding NADPH-dependent FMN reductase: MSHPSEMIQAFRNQIKDADGYLPIPPEYNRSTSSAMKNTLDYFLEEYYFKPSTIVSYPPGSFGGINATQQLRLEFAELGAPSIPSSFTIPRVHTVYGNDRILLDESYDRRVVRFFEEFKWFIEILENQRKIGVPY, encoded by the coding sequence ATGTCTCATCCATCAGAAATGATCCAAGCTTTTAGAAATCAAATTAAAGATGCCGACGGTTATCTTCCAATCCCTCCGGAATATAATAGAAGTACGTCAAGTGCAATGAAAAATACACTGGACTATTTTTTAGAAGAATATTATTTCAAACCGTCAACAATTGTTTCATATCCACCAGGATCTTTTGGCGGGATCAATGCAACCCAACAACTTCGACTTGAGTTTGCCGAGTTAGGAGCGCCGTCCATTCCATCTTCCTTTACAATTCCTCGTGTGCACACAGTATATGGTAATGATCGGATTTTACTCGATGAATCTTATGATAGAAGAGTAGTCAGATTCTTTGAGGAATTTAAGTGGTTTATTGAAATTCTTGAGAACCAACGAAAAATAGGTGTACCATATTAG
- a CDS encoding sensor histidine kinase → MNLRIANVISEPLANSKIPIAMGISIIVIVIISLLMTRQLLDYNHITGNIMFITTIVVCYGIGSFVLLSFAHRVSKELRSKSRLSNIMHWTVIIVQFGILITLVFMLVFGNPEYVLSKSIFAATSILATVIMLVITFKFFSWYRASKYKNPIVLFYALAALTLACSIFEDASTKLLMVQIIYDESIPDNQIIGSSFQYKGSEKYDGQVVFVETKTDETALFIIPQSYLDLYNYLNSIILPVGFIFRWIASTMLLRNVYKKIGPFPVYLWIIISLPLVLYLIGKMPGFFSGESLAGIDEAYRYYFRILFRVGTIAGNILFGLAFFIVAKKLKSSKVRDYLILAGLGDTIVGIALSTSAIEPTFGVAAHSLVLLSTYLFTLGLYASAITVSQEMKLRQSIRDSAIEESKLLSSIGSAQMLQEIEKKVFAVVEKEKAEFTRHTGLQPSFTDLDTREYLDTVLKEIKIIQNIDDIISKSKNILSDSKEFILCTRPSGLRLAFNNYFEIYQQISGNRKNHPHNGIKIITSITNSNDIEIVNKFLDLGISMKHVKNLPPINFAASENEMIATIQKTEGGQILQNLLTTNEPAYIEHFNSIFDELWENGIDIKNRINDIETGVDNEGIEIIQNPETFENLFYSLIISAKEDIVGIFSTPNAFRRQKHAGTLDLIRERLETKSLNVRILVPEDKLIYQTINEFEDQGISDRIKIRLMEPSMQTKVSIVVIDKKYSLAVELKDDSKDTVAEAIGLVTYSNSKSTVLSYYSIFESLWKQTELYKQLKLNERMHKEFINTAAHELRTPIQPILGAADILKNNTPSSREKELVEIVSRNARRLKKLAEDILDVTKMEGYALNLNMEKFRIRDIILEDIHNCEANFEKSKIEIKYDEIDDLQIFADKEGISRVISNLINNSTKFLPSTGGIILITVKLIKFQNDDKSLDMVQISITDNGSGIDNEMLPKLFTKFATKSFHGIGLGLFISKSIIEAHGGKIWAENNQKGQGATFSFVLPFDNSEQGNSK, encoded by the coding sequence TTGAACCTCAGGATAGCCAATGTTATTAGTGAACCACTAGCTAATAGCAAGATTCCCATTGCAATGGGAATATCGATAATAGTGATTGTAATTATTTCGCTGTTGATGACTCGCCAATTATTGGACTACAATCACATAACTGGGAATATCATGTTCATTACGACTATTGTCGTATGTTATGGAATCGGCTCTTTTGTTCTCCTGAGCTTCGCTCACAGGGTAAGCAAAGAATTGAGGAGTAAATCACGTCTAAGCAACATTATGCACTGGACAGTGATTATTGTACAATTCGGAATTTTGATAACTTTGGTATTCATGTTAGTTTTCGGTAATCCAGAATATGTTTTATCAAAGTCGATATTTGCAGCCACTTCAATACTTGCCACGGTGATCATGTTGGTAATAACTTTTAAATTTTTTTCATGGTACAGGGCCAGTAAGTACAAGAATCCCATAGTTTTGTTCTATGCTCTTGCTGCATTAACCCTTGCTTGTTCTATTTTTGAAGACGCCAGTACAAAATTACTAATGGTCCAAATCATTTATGATGAATCTATACCAGATAATCAGATAATAGGATCATCATTTCAATACAAGGGGTCAGAGAAATATGATGGACAAGTCGTATTTGTCGAAACAAAGACGGATGAAACGGCCCTATTCATAATCCCTCAATCATATTTAGATTTATACAATTATCTTAACTCTATAATTCTGCCAGTGGGATTTATTTTCAGATGGATAGCCTCTACAATGCTATTACGGAATGTTTATAAGAAAATTGGCCCATTTCCAGTATATCTTTGGATTATAATATCTCTACCCCTTGTGCTCTATTTGATTGGTAAGATGCCAGGCTTCTTTTCAGGTGAAAGTCTTGCCGGGATTGACGAGGCATATCGATACTATTTTCGAATATTATTTAGAGTGGGAACGATAGCTGGGAACATATTATTTGGTTTAGCGTTCTTCATCGTTGCGAAGAAATTGAAATCGTCAAAGGTTAGAGATTATCTTATCTTAGCTGGTCTTGGTGATACAATAGTTGGGATTGCTCTATCTACTTCAGCAATAGAACCAACTTTCGGCGTTGCTGCACATTCATTAGTTCTTCTATCCACATATCTATTTACACTTGGTTTGTATGCTTCAGCTATTACGGTTTCCCAGGAAATGAAGTTACGACAATCAATAAGAGACTCGGCCATTGAAGAATCAAAACTTTTATCTAGTATAGGATCTGCACAAATGCTACAAGAAATAGAAAAAAAAGTTTTTGCAGTCGTAGAAAAGGAAAAAGCAGAATTTACAAGACATACGGGATTACAACCGTCGTTTACTGACCTAGACACTAGAGAGTATTTGGATACAGTACTCAAAGAGATAAAAATAATTCAAAATATTGACGATATTATTTCAAAAAGCAAAAATATCCTATCTGATTCTAAGGAATTTATTCTGTGCACTAGACCTTCTGGTTTAAGATTAGCATTTAATAACTATTTTGAAATTTATCAGCAGATCAGTGGAAATAGAAAAAACCACCCACACAATGGAATCAAGATCATAACATCAATTACAAATAGTAACGATATCGAAATAGTAAACAAGTTTTTGGATTTAGGAATAAGTATGAAACATGTAAAAAATCTACCCCCTATCAACTTTGCTGCATCAGAAAATGAAATGATTGCAACGATACAAAAAACAGAAGGGGGACAAATCCTTCAAAATCTGCTTACAACTAATGAACCAGCATATATTGAGCATTTTAATTCAATTTTTGATGAATTATGGGAAAATGGAATTGATATTAAAAATAGGATTAATGATATCGAGACGGGAGTAGACAATGAAGGGATAGAAATAATTCAAAATCCCGAAACGTTTGAAAATTTATTCTACAGTCTAATCATATCCGCAAAGGAAGATATTGTTGGAATATTTTCAACACCAAATGCATTTAGACGTCAAAAGCATGCTGGGACCCTTGATTTGATAAGAGAAAGACTAGAAACAAAATCCTTAAATGTAAGAATTCTGGTCCCTGAGGACAAATTGATTTATCAGACCATAAACGAATTTGAAGATCAAGGTATTTCAGACAGAATTAAAATTAGACTAATGGAACCAAGCATGCAAACCAAAGTGTCAATAGTGGTAATTGATAAGAAATACTCACTTGCAGTAGAACTAAAAGATGACTCTAAGGATACCGTAGCTGAGGCTATTGGATTAGTAACATATTCTAATAGTAAATCAACGGTGTTATCTTATTATTCGATCTTTGAAAGCTTGTGGAAACAAACAGAACTATACAAACAGTTGAAATTAAACGAGAGAATGCATAAGGAATTTATCAACACAGCTGCACATGAACTGAGGACACCAATTCAGCCAATCCTTGGGGCGGCAGATATTCTTAAAAATAACACACCTAGTTCCAGGGAAAAAGAGCTTGTAGAAATCGTAAGTCGTAATGCTAGAAGATTGAAAAAACTCGCTGAGGACATACTTGATGTAACCAAAATGGAAGGATACGCCTTAAACCTAAATATGGAAAAATTTAGAATTAGAGATATCATACTCGAAGATATTCACAATTGTGAAGCAAATTTTGAAAAAAGTAAGATAGAAATCAAGTATGATGAAATAGACGACTTACAGATTTTTGCAGACAAGGAGGGCATTAGTCGAGTTATCTCTAATTTGATTAACAATTCAACAAAGTTCTTGCCCAGCACGGGAGGTATTATCTTAATCACGGTTAAACTGATAAAGTTCCAAAATGATGACAAATCCCTTGATATGGTGCAAATAAGCATAACTGACAACGGAAGTGGTATAGATAATGAAATGTTACCAAAGCTGTTCACAAAATTTGCAACTAAATCATTTCACGGAATTGGCCTTGGATTGTTTATTTCAAAGAGCATAATAGAGGCGCATGGCGGGAAGATATGGGCCGAGAATAATCAGAAAGGACAAGGGGCAACATTTTCATTTGTATTACCATTTGACAATTCTGAACAGGGTAACAGCAAATAA